Genomic window (Aquimarina sp. BL5):
AGATCTGGCTGATAATCATTTTTAAATACACTAAAATAAAACGGTATCTCACATCCACCATCAAACTCGGCAAGAATTCTATAATCACCTGCTTCCGAAACTGTATAACTTGGAGTATTTCCACCAGTAACTTCTACCCAATTAGCATCGGTACAATTACCATCTAATAAAGAACATGGATCATTGGGATCCAACACACAAGATCCCGAAGGAACTAATCGTTGCCAAGAAATATCATCCAAACTAGATGGATCAAAATTAGTTTCCAATAATAATGTTTGATCACCACATAACAGAATTTGTGGAATTGGAACTCCACTACAATCTTCTGTTACTATAGTTGTACCATTAACATAATCCAAAACAGGATTTGTAATATCTCTAAAATCTTCTACCGTAAACTCTTCTGTAAGTGACATACAACTAGGATCAACCCCGTCAGTATCTTCTTTAAAAATAGTGTACGTTCCTGTTTGAGGGTTAGGAACATCAAAAACATTAGCTCCTGGACCAGTTTGTACAATTGGAGTTGCTATACCGGGTCCTGTTAAGGTATATTGATTATAACCAGTACCTGCTACTAGCAATAAGTCATCATTACAAAAAGTGACATCTAATTGACATGCCGGAACATTAACCAATATATTAGAAGCTTCATTTAACTGATCTCCACAAACACCTAATTGTGAGCTACTTGTAGTGCTTCCAAGAGTACCCGATTGTAATCCTGTATATGTCGCCGTAGCCGAATTTGTTATTACATCAGAACAAGCATCTCTTAATTCCTCACAGCTACTTACCAGCTGTGCCCTAAAACGTATAAAGATAGGCGCATCTCCATCTCCAACTGGTTCGTCATTTGGAGTCTCAACAATACTTGAAGGAATATTAAACTCTAATACTCCCGGTGACACTTCGGAATAGGTAACTCCTGGAGGTAATGTAGCATCAACTACTCCCAATAAATTAGTGTTAGGAGGTAAAATATCTGTAATAATTACTGTACCATCAACGAAATCTTCGTTACCGATGTTCTCAATTTCCAAGTCATAAAAAACTTCATCGCCTAACTCTACGTTGCCACCAGTTATTTCTGTAGAACCATCTAAATCAAAAACTTTTTTAATGATCCTTAATTCAGGTTCTATAATGGTAACGGAAAAGGCGTTAAAAAATACACTATATCGATCACGGTCTGTAAATAACTCGAAGGTAGCAGATGTTTGTCCATTACCAACTAAATCCTTTGTAACATTCGGAAGTTCAAAATAATCCATATCGAACCCCTGTGTGTTTTCTGAATTTGGCGTTCGATCTGTAATATAATTACCATCAAAAGATATAGATCCGTTGAAAAAATTAGTTGTTGGATTTGCAGATGCATTACCCTGTCCTAATGCAGTAAGCCCGCCAGCTGTATTCATTATTCTTAGCTCATCACCACCTAAACTAGTATCCCCTTCTAAAGAAGCAGTACCGTATCTTACATTAACAGGTTCGTTTACTCCAGTGGGCGTTGTAAACCCACTATATGTAAACTGTAATGGAGCCTGACCTCTAAAAATTTGAACAAATCCATCACTTACACTAATAAATTTAGCCGATTCTTGTTGATCTTCGTAAACAGCTACCAGAAACCAACCTCCACAGGCTCCATCTCCACCAGAAGTAAAACCTTGAGTGGCATTCATATCGGCAACAGTGTATGTACCAAAAGGATTGTCAGGATCTATTAAGCTGGTTACATCCGCATAACAAACATATGGAACTTCATCATTAGCTGTATCTCCTAAAGGGTTCGTAGGCGTATTTCTATATCCATCAAAAACAACACTACTAGCCGTTACATCTACATAGCTACCACCTGGAACCTTAAATTTTACATTTCTAAAATCTGCAGGACCTTCTTTTCTTGGATCTGTAAGAGGAAGACTAGTCAGCCAATCATTACCACTACTAGTTGATAAAGTTGCTAATACAACGTTGGTTTCTGCTTGGAGTAGTGGTATTAAATCCCCATTAGTAAAATTAGCATTAGTTATATCATCATTTCCTATCGATACAGCAGGAATGTTGATTACAGGGCCATTTCCTGTCATCCTTGGTAAAAGACCTCCATCATTTACTATCACAACTCCAACTGCACCTGCGTTCTGTGCGTTTACTACTTTTTCTCGCAAAGAACAACTTCCTCCATCCCTAATAACTGCAATATTACCGTTTAGGTCTGTCGCATTTGTAATACCGCAACCATTTACCGGTTGTGCCACTACCAAATATGATGTTACGGGATCAAATTCAATATCTGAGTTATCATTACTAAACTCAGAATTCCTTGCAGTATACATTTGTGCTAAAGGGCCATTGTTAATAATTAAAGACGTACCTGTTACCGAAAAACTTGAAATCTCATCATCAGTATCATCAATAGGACTATCCTCTCTGGCCATATAATAATTAGCAGACCAATACAACCCCGCGTATACTAGTCGACTACAATCTTCTCTCGGTACTGTTAAACCCGCCTCACTAGAACTAAATGTTGTTGGGTCATTATCAACATCAATAAAAGCAGTGACATAATTACCATTATTATCATTACCATTATAGCTCCTATTTGGATTGGTAAAAGTGTTTCCATCATCATCTTCAATTACACCAACGATGTCATTACCTGTCATCACCATGTTTCCTCTGATATTGCTGAATTGCGCTCCCGGTCTAGGAGTAAGAGGAACTGATTCTTGTGCACTGATATTGCTTATGGTACCGAAAACAATTAATATTATTAACAGTACAGCTTTTTTGGGTACTAGTGTTTTCATAAGCTGCTTTATTTGAGTTGTGTTGTTCATTCTAGTATTTTTTGGGGTACTCACTATTCTATTTTTAATATATAAAGATCGCCATCATATGTGTTATTCACATTAGAGAACAAGCTCGCCTTAGCCTGATCCAGACTATCAAATTTATCTAAATAGACATATATGTAATTATCCTTAGGGTTTCTGAAAAACTTAGGTTCTAATCCATTAGATTTAAGTCTATCCATTCCTCTTTCAAAATAATTTTCTCTCTTAAAAATATTCGTGATCAAATAGTAACCATTCTCAATATTGTGACCGCCTATATATGATAGACTCTCTGTCAATACAGTATCATCCTTCACTGTATCCTTAATCAGTCTCGTTTCTTGCACTAATCTTTTTAGAGACTCTACTCTACTTTTAGCAATATGTAATATCCACATATCACCGAAATATTTATTTCCAATATTATTTAAATAATTCTCTGCAGCTTCAGTTTTATCAGCGTAATACTTAATAGATACATACTGATATTGATTTTCAGGATTTAGAATTATCTGAGCATCATTAAAACCAAGATCATTTAATTTATTGGTAAAGCTATCCGCATATGTTCCACCTCTAAACACATTACCAATTAAATAATATCCTTCTGGATAACCAGGAATAAATTTAGTAGCATATTTAGCTTCAGGTCTTGTAGCATCTGCAAACTTGATAAACCTGTTCTTAGCAGTAAGTCTCTTAGAGCTAGTAGCATCATTTGTATTCTTAACCTCTTCGGCTTCGTCATTCATATTTACCAGAGACTCTAATAGTTTATTAAATCCTCTCTTATCAAGATTTGTAGTAGAGGTTAATAATGAATCCCTTGATGCAATCAATTTATCAGTAATTCTACTACTGTTATCTAATTCTTTTTGTATTGCATCTAAATCTTCACCTTTTTCTTCTGTATTTGCAGCTTCTGCTTCCTGACGTTGTCTCTCTTCTTCTGCTAATCTTGCAGCTTCTGCTTCCTGACGTAATCTCTCTTCCTCAGCTAGTCTTGCAGCTTCTGCTTCCTGACGTAATCTCTCTTCTTCTGCTAATCTTGCAGCTTCTGCTTCCTGACGTTGTCTCTCTTCTTCTGCTAATCTTGCAGCTTCTGCCTCCTGACGTAATCTCTCTTCTTCAGCCAATCTTGCAGCTTCAGCTTCTTGACGTAACCTCTCTTCCTCAGCCAATCTTGCAGCTTCAGCTTCTTGACGTAATCTCTCTTCTTCAGCTAATCTTGCAGCTTCAGCTTCTTGACGTAATCTCTCTTCCTCAGCCAATCTTGCAGCTTCAGTTTCTTGACGTAATCTCTCTTCTTCAGCTAATCTTGCAGCTTCTGCTTCCTGACGTAATCTCTCTTCTTCTGCTAATCTTGCAGCTTCTGCTTCCTGACGTTGTCTCTCTTCCTCAGCTAATCTTGCAGCTTCTGCTTCCTGACGTAATCTCTCTTCTTCTGCTAATCTTGCAGCTTCTGCTTCCTGACGTAATCTCTCTTCTTCTGCTAATCTTGCAGCTTTTGCTTCCTGACGTAATCTCTCTTCTTCTGCTAATCTTGCAGCTTCTGCTTCCTGACGTAATCTCTCTTCTTCTGCTAATCTTGCAGCTTCTGCTTCAGCATCCTTCTGTATAGCTACTTCTCTTTCTAGTGTTTTCTGAGATTCTTCTCTTCTTTTCTGCTCTGCCATCTCAAGCTCCAACTTCTTACGAGCTGCCAATCTTTCTTCTTCAGCTTTTTGAGTAGCCATTTCTAATTCTAGTTTCTTCTGAGCCGCTAGTCTTTCTTCTTCCTGTCTTATAGCTTCTGCCTCAGCTTCCTTCTTAGCTAACTCCGCTGCAGCTATTTGTTGTCTCTCCGTTTCAGCAGCTTCTTCTGCTAATCTAACAGCCTCTTCAGCTTCCCTTTTGACTTTTTCTTCTTCTTGTCTTGCAGCTTCTTCAGAAGCAGCTATTCGTTGTCTTTCTGTTTCAGCAGCCTCTTCAGCTAATCTAACAGCTTCTGCTGCTTCTCTTTTAGCTTGCTCTTCTGCTTCTGCTGCTGCTTCTTGTTGTTCAGCTTCTGCTTCTCTCGCAGCTTCCTCAGCAGCGATTCTAGCCTCTTCTTCTTGTCTTCCTGCAGCTTCTTCTGCATTCTTCTGTTCGGCCATTTCTAGCTCCAGCCTTTTCCGAGCTGCTAATCGCTCTTCTTCCGCTTTTTGCTCAGACATTTCTAGCTCTAATTTCTTCTGAGCAGCTAATTCTTCTTTCTGCTTATTAAGAAGCTTTACTTCTTCTTCTCTTTGTAATGCAAGTTCTCTTGCCTTTCTCGCTTCTTCTTCTTTAGCTTCCTGAATAGATCTTTCTAATCTATTCATGGATCTCTGTGCCTGTGATAAAGAATCACTATTCGTGCGTTGTAATTCTCTTATTATCTTATTTTGGTCTAAAATTTCTTTCTTTAATCTTCTTATTTCAGAATCTCTCTGTAACGAGCTTTTTGATGAAATATTTCTTCTTTTTCTTCTCTTTTCTTCTTTTGCGAAATTAAAAGCTAAACCAAATTCATGGGTTGCCCCAAATTCAGCAACATTAGAGTCTCCACCAATTCCTGGCTCTACCGTATACCCGATAGAAATCATTTTTGTAATATTTGCTCCTATACCAATTGAACCACCATAAAAACTATTATAGCCTAATTGTGCCCACCCATATTTTGGAATTTCGAATAAGACGTTTCCTCCATATCGTAAATCTTGTTCTCCTGGTTTGGATGCATATACCATTCCACGTAGTTCATTGTCTATTCTCCTCCAATCAAGTTCCGTAGTATACATTACATGACCAGAATATTCAAAATTGTCAGTTAACAATTCACTCGCTGTAAGATTATATGTAACTAAATTCCCTACAGAAACACCAACATCAAAATTTCCATAATTTAAATTTACTCCAGGACGAAGTAGAAAAACAGAACTGTTCTCATAATTATTAATGATGTCATCATTTACCTGCGCCTCATCCAAATTACTTTTCAAAGAACTCTGAGAATAACTCAAATTCACCCCAAAGGTGAAATTCATGTCTCTATTTAGTTCTATATTATATGCGTAGTTCGCTGTAGCTCCAAAGAATCTGAATATGCCAACATTTTGCTGAAATAGTCCGACACCAATTCCTGTTTTTTCTTCGAATCTTGCCGAATAACTAAGAAAATATGTCTGTGAATTATCACTAAAACTTGCTCTAGGATTCCTATTGTATATATTTAATGAGTTTTTGTTTTCCCTAACCAAAGAAAAAGTAGGGTTGAATAAAAACCGATTATATTTAAGGGAATTATGTAACGGAATATCTGACGGTAATATACCTGATGTATTAGATGATCCATCCTGTCCGCTCACGATATGCGAGCAAAAAATGAATACGGATATATAAAGTATTTTTTTAATCATAAATTATCTCATTACT
Coding sequences:
- a CDS encoding PorP/SprF family type IX secretion system membrane protein; the protein is MIKKILYISVFIFCSHIVSGQDGSSNTSGILPSDIPLHNSLKYNRFLFNPTFSLVRENKNSLNIYNRNPRASFSDNSQTYFLSYSARFEEKTGIGVGLFQQNVGIFRFFGATANYAYNIELNRDMNFTFGVNLSYSQSSLKSNLDEAQVNDDIINNYENSSVFLLRPGVNLNYGNFDVGVSVGNLVTYNLTASELLTDNFEYSGHVMYTTELDWRRIDNELRGMVYASKPGEQDLRYGGNVLFEIPKYGWAQLGYNSFYGGSIGIGANITKMISIGYTVEPGIGGDSNVAEFGATHEFGLAFNFAKEEKRRKRRNISSKSSLQRDSEIRRLKKEILDQNKIIRELQRTNSDSLSQAQRSMNRLERSIQEAKEEEARKARELALQREEEVKLLNKQKEELAAQKKLELEMSEQKAEEERLAARKRLELEMAEQKNAEEAAGRQEEEARIAAEEAAREAEAEQQEAAAEAEEQAKREAAEAVRLAEEAAETERQRIAASEEAARQEEEKVKREAEEAVRLAEEAAETERQQIAAAELAKKEAEAEAIRQEEERLAAQKKLELEMATQKAEEERLAARKKLELEMAEQKRREESQKTLEREVAIQKDAEAEAARLAEEERLRQEAEAARLAEEERLRQEAKAARLAEEERLRQEAEAARLAEEERLRQEAEAARLAEEERQRQEAEAARLAEEERLRQEAEAARLAEEERLRQETEAARLAEEERLRQEAEAARLAEEERLRQEAEAARLAEEERLRQEAEAARLAEEERLRQEAEAARLAEEERQRQEAEAARLAEEERLRQEAEAARLAEEERLRQEAEAARLAEEERQRQEAEAANTEEKGEDLDAIQKELDNSSRITDKLIASRDSLLTSTTNLDKRGFNKLLESLVNMNDEAEEVKNTNDATSSKRLTAKNRFIKFADATRPEAKYATKFIPGYPEGYYLIGNVFRGGTYADSFTNKLNDLGFNDAQIILNPENQYQYVSIKYYADKTEAAENYLNNIGNKYFGDMWILHIAKSRVESLKRLVQETRLIKDTVKDDTVLTESLSYIGGHNIENGYYLITNIFKRENYFERGMDRLKSNGLEPKFFRNPKDNYIYVYLDKFDSLDQAKASLFSNVNNTYDGDLYILKIE